One window of the Dethiosulfovibrio faecalis genome contains the following:
- a CDS encoding glutaredoxin domain-containing protein, whose product MTVKVYSTQSCIWCKRVKEYLTEKGVEFEPIDVGADREAAKQMVAKTGQMGVPVIDVDGRFIVGFDKAALDEALGLS is encoded by the coding sequence AGAGCTGTATCTGGTGCAAGAGAGTCAAGGAATATCTTACCGAGAAGGGCGTGGAGTTCGAGCCCATAGACGTAGGAGCCGACAGAGAGGCGGCGAAGCAGATGGTCGCCAAGACCGGTCAGATGGGAGTTCCCGTCATAGACGTGGACGGCCGTTTCATAGTCGGCTTCGACAAGGCCGCGCTGGACGAGGCCCTGGGCCTCTCATAA